In a genomic window of Gossypium arboreum isolate Shixiya-1 chromosome 7, ASM2569848v2, whole genome shotgun sequence:
- the LOC108467142 gene encoding ascorbate transporter, chloroplastic-like isoform X1 codes for MAIGGLISNRSFGSFIGSGKVCQGEQAILLHKGERSGIAVLHGNMFYRKLWSQTENGFLSGYTCGRYLRSTVHLDENTLKPLSVSPNGRQLISSVSLCHCKKTHKVSPRQRSRGSFGYYSFSSPVPGGCLEPSDKDGIGKNSTPAYYKSEEYDITEAKVDSFPSPDGTNEAILVGGDMQEAVPLWQDFPKRWVIVLLCFAAFLLCNMDRVNMSIAILPMSKEFNWNSATVGLIQSSFFWGYLLTQILGGIWADKIGGKLVLGFGVVWWSVATVLTPIAARFGLPFLLIMRAFMGIGEGVAMPAMNNLLSKWIPVSERSRSLALVYSGMYLGSVIGLAFSPILINKFGWPSVFYSFGSLGSIWFALWLRKAYSSPKEDPELSKEEKKIIMGGSISKEPVTVIPWRLILSKAPVWALIISHFCHNWGTFILLTWMPTYYNQVLKFNLTESGLLCVLPWLTMAAFANVGGWIADTLVSKGLSVTTVRKIMQSIGFLGPAFFLTQLIHVKTPAMAVLCMACSQGSDAFSQSGLYSNHQDIGPRYAGVLLGLSNTAGVLAGVFGTAATGYILQRGSWNDVFKVSVALYIIGTLVWNLFSTGEKVLD; via the exons ATGGCTATCGGCGGTCTGATTTCCAACCGGAGTTTCGGTTCTTTTATCGGTTCAG GTAAAGTATGTCAAGGGGAACAAGCCATTTTGCTTCACAAGGGAGAGAGATCAGGCATTGCTGTTCTGCATGGTAACATGTTTTACCGAAAGTTATGGAGTCAAACAGAAAATGGTTTTTTATCTGGATACACATGCGGCCGATATCTAAGGAGTACTGTTCATTTAGATGAAAACACTTTGAAACCTCTATCAGTTTCACCTAATGGCAGACAACTTATTTCTTCAGTGTCATTGTGCCACTGTAAGAAGACTCACAAAGTTTCCCCACGACAAAGAAGTAGAGGAAGTTTTGGATACTATTCTTTTTCAAGTCCAGTGCCTGGAGGTTGCCTTGAGCCAAGTGACAAGGATGGGATAGGAAAAAACAGTACTCCTGCTTACTATAAATCTGAGGAGTATGACATAACCGAAGCAAAGGTGGACTCTTTTCCATCTCCAGATGGAACAAACGAAGCTATTCTAGTTGGAGGAGACATGCAGGAAGCAGTCCCGTTGTGGCAGGATTTTCCAAAGCGCTGGGTTATTGTGCTGCTATGTTTTGCAGCCTTCCTATTATGCAATATGGATCGT GTTAACATGAGCATTGCTATACTCCCCATGTCGAAAGAGTTCAACTGGAACAGTGCAACAGTTGGTTTGATTCAGTCCTCTTTCTTTTGGGGCTACTTGCTCACTCAG ATTCTTGGAGGCATATGGGCAGATAAAATTGGTGGGAAGTTAGTCCTGGGGTTTGGAGTTGTCTGGTGGTCAGTAGCTACTGTTTTGACACCTATTGCTGCAAGATTTGGACTTCCATTTTTGCTAATTATGCGTGCTTTTATGGGAATTGGCGAG GGTGTGGCTATGCCAGCGATGAACAACCTACTTTCTAAGTGGATTCCAGTGTCAGAGAGAAGTAGATCACTTGCACTTGTGTACAGTGGCATGTATCTTGGTTCTGTTATTGGGCTGGCTTTCTCTCCTATCTTAATCAACAAGTTTGGGTGGCCATCTGTATTTTACTCATTTGGTTCCCTTGGAAGCATCTGGTTTGCATTATGGTTGAGAAAA GCATATAGCTCCCCAAAGGAAGACCCCGAGCTAagtaaagaagaaaagaaaataattatggGAGGCAGCATATCCAAGGAACCTGTAACGGTCATTCCATGGCGATTAATATTATCAAAAGCCCCTGTTTGGGCTCTCATAATTTCTCACTTCTGCCATAATTGGGGAACTTTTATTCTCTTGACATGGATGCCTACATACTATAATCAG GTTTTGAAGTTCAACCTGACGGAATCTGGACTCCTCTGTGTATTGCCATGGTTGACTATGGCTGCCTTTGCGAATGTAGGAGGATGGATCGCAGACACACTAGTGAGCAAAGGTCTTTCTGTAACAACAGTTCGTAAG ATCATGCAATCGATAGGTTTTCTAGGGCCAGCCTTCTTCCTTACGCAGTTAATCCATGTCAAGACACCTGCTATGGCAGTGCTGTGCATGGCATGTAGTCAG GGATCTGATGCATTCTCTCAATCTGGTCTTTATTCCAATCACCAAGACATCGGCCCACGATATGCT GGAGTTCTATTAGGATTGTCAAACACAGCCGGAGTGCTGGCTGGTGTTTTTGGGACTGCTGCTACTGGTTACATACTCCAACGAG GTTCCTGGAATGATGTGTTTAAGGTGTCAGTTGCATTGTACATCATAGGCACGTTAGTCTGGAACTTATTTTCAACCGGAGAGAAAGTTCTCGACTAA
- the LOC108467142 gene encoding ascorbate transporter, chloroplastic-like isoform X2 encodes MFYRKLWSQTENGFLSGYTCGRYLRSTVHLDENTLKPLSVSPNGRQLISSVSLCHCKKTHKVSPRQRSRGSFGYYSFSSPVPGGCLEPSDKDGIGKNSTPAYYKSEEYDITEAKVDSFPSPDGTNEAILVGGDMQEAVPLWQDFPKRWVIVLLCFAAFLLCNMDRVNMSIAILPMSKEFNWNSATVGLIQSSFFWGYLLTQILGGIWADKIGGKLVLGFGVVWWSVATVLTPIAARFGLPFLLIMRAFMGIGEGVAMPAMNNLLSKWIPVSERSRSLALVYSGMYLGSVIGLAFSPILINKFGWPSVFYSFGSLGSIWFALWLRKAYSSPKEDPELSKEEKKIIMGGSISKEPVTVIPWRLILSKAPVWALIISHFCHNWGTFILLTWMPTYYNQVLKFNLTESGLLCVLPWLTMAAFANVGGWIADTLVSKGLSVTTVRKIMQSIGFLGPAFFLTQLIHVKTPAMAVLCMACSQGSDAFSQSGLYSNHQDIGPRYAGVLLGLSNTAGVLAGVFGTAATGYILQRGSWNDVFKVSVALYIIGTLVWNLFSTGEKVLD; translated from the exons ATGTTTTACCGAAAGTTATGGAGTCAAACAGAAAATGGTTTTTTATCTGGATACACATGCGGCCGATATCTAAGGAGTACTGTTCATTTAGATGAAAACACTTTGAAACCTCTATCAGTTTCACCTAATGGCAGACAACTTATTTCTTCAGTGTCATTGTGCCACTGTAAGAAGACTCACAAAGTTTCCCCACGACAAAGAAGTAGAGGAAGTTTTGGATACTATTCTTTTTCAAGTCCAGTGCCTGGAGGTTGCCTTGAGCCAAGTGACAAGGATGGGATAGGAAAAAACAGTACTCCTGCTTACTATAAATCTGAGGAGTATGACATAACCGAAGCAAAGGTGGACTCTTTTCCATCTCCAGATGGAACAAACGAAGCTATTCTAGTTGGAGGAGACATGCAGGAAGCAGTCCCGTTGTGGCAGGATTTTCCAAAGCGCTGGGTTATTGTGCTGCTATGTTTTGCAGCCTTCCTATTATGCAATATGGATCGT GTTAACATGAGCATTGCTATACTCCCCATGTCGAAAGAGTTCAACTGGAACAGTGCAACAGTTGGTTTGATTCAGTCCTCTTTCTTTTGGGGCTACTTGCTCACTCAG ATTCTTGGAGGCATATGGGCAGATAAAATTGGTGGGAAGTTAGTCCTGGGGTTTGGAGTTGTCTGGTGGTCAGTAGCTACTGTTTTGACACCTATTGCTGCAAGATTTGGACTTCCATTTTTGCTAATTATGCGTGCTTTTATGGGAATTGGCGAG GGTGTGGCTATGCCAGCGATGAACAACCTACTTTCTAAGTGGATTCCAGTGTCAGAGAGAAGTAGATCACTTGCACTTGTGTACAGTGGCATGTATCTTGGTTCTGTTATTGGGCTGGCTTTCTCTCCTATCTTAATCAACAAGTTTGGGTGGCCATCTGTATTTTACTCATTTGGTTCCCTTGGAAGCATCTGGTTTGCATTATGGTTGAGAAAA GCATATAGCTCCCCAAAGGAAGACCCCGAGCTAagtaaagaagaaaagaaaataattatggGAGGCAGCATATCCAAGGAACCTGTAACGGTCATTCCATGGCGATTAATATTATCAAAAGCCCCTGTTTGGGCTCTCATAATTTCTCACTTCTGCCATAATTGGGGAACTTTTATTCTCTTGACATGGATGCCTACATACTATAATCAG GTTTTGAAGTTCAACCTGACGGAATCTGGACTCCTCTGTGTATTGCCATGGTTGACTATGGCTGCCTTTGCGAATGTAGGAGGATGGATCGCAGACACACTAGTGAGCAAAGGTCTTTCTGTAACAACAGTTCGTAAG ATCATGCAATCGATAGGTTTTCTAGGGCCAGCCTTCTTCCTTACGCAGTTAATCCATGTCAAGACACCTGCTATGGCAGTGCTGTGCATGGCATGTAGTCAG GGATCTGATGCATTCTCTCAATCTGGTCTTTATTCCAATCACCAAGACATCGGCCCACGATATGCT GGAGTTCTATTAGGATTGTCAAACACAGCCGGAGTGCTGGCTGGTGTTTTTGGGACTGCTGCTACTGGTTACATACTCCAACGAG GTTCCTGGAATGATGTGTTTAAGGTGTCAGTTGCATTGTACATCATAGGCACGTTAGTCTGGAACTTATTTTCAACCGGAGAGAAAGTTCTCGACTAA
- the LOC108481647 gene encoding uncharacterized protein LOC108481647 — MKSYQSILILLLMILPLLLSPNAVDGGKRKIHITDDLDDVVDDEEDEAWKEWGKKKSSQEFDPAPSDFDKMELSQIQEEIMKRHTGPAFGFVKLRLGIPRDKNMVAEIALKWTQLLRTGALGVKFMGIDLGTIMFNVEDGHKVLELKEFILSQDEAYEIKIGDKVYRRAGDPPIEVVAEKLRQSKKNEEHVKEEL, encoded by the exons atgaagagttaTCAGTCTATTCTTATTTTGCTGCTGATGATATTGCCGCTTCTTTTATCCCCAAATGCAGTGGACGGAGGCAAGCGAAAGATTCACATTACCGACGATCTGGACGACGTCGTTGACGATGAAGAAGACGAAGCCTGGAAAGAATGGGGTAAGAAGAAATCTTCTCAAGAATTCGATCCCGCCCCTTCCGATTTCGATAAGATGGAGCTTTCCCAGATTCAGGAGGAAATCATGAAGCGCCATACCGGCCCTGCTTTTGGCTTCGTTAAGCTCCGCTTGGGGATTCCCCGGGATAag aacATGGTAGCTGAAATTGCTCTGAAATGGACCCAACTTTTGAGAACGGGAGCGCTTGGGGTGAAATTCATGGGCATTGATTTAGGCACAATCATGTTCAACGTGGAAGATGGGCACAAAGTATTAGAG TTGAAGGAGTTCATACTGAGCCAGGACGAGGCCTACGAAATCAAGATTGGGGATAAAGTTTATAGAAGAGCAGGAGATCCGCCGATAGAAGTGGTCGCTGAGAAACTTCGCCAATCCAAGAAAAACGAAGAGCATGTGAAAGAAGAACTGTAA